From Pedobacter indicus, a single genomic window includes:
- a CDS encoding FecR family protein yields the protein MEPQELNELFKKYEAGTLSDQEKRLLEAWYNQYAMENRGQLDHEELEERLKSVANKIPVSYQRAKNQKMYYRVAIAASILIGICIGTWWYHHQTETEHMVVKNEILPGGNKAVLTLADGQKINLSETQPGIILKDDIIYYEDGSTVSDPEEQKEQIAFLELTTPPGGTYQITLADGTKVWLNASTTLKYPSQFSDQAREVYITGEGYFEVMPDANKPFKVSSRGQDVEVIGTAFNVSAYEGEPEVKTTLVEGTVKIVNSESGTTNRLHPGEQSTIINGNTHIAPVDVSAYTAWKDGLFRYNDQSLEAILRNVSRWYQVGIVYKNDSLKEERFVGMVSRYDDISIVLGILEEVGNASFTIEGHTVIVDKK from the coding sequence ATGGAACCTCAAGAACTCAATGAGTTATTTAAAAAATATGAAGCGGGCACCCTTTCTGATCAAGAAAAAAGATTGCTCGAAGCTTGGTATAACCAGTATGCCATGGAGAATAGAGGTCAGCTCGATCATGAAGAATTGGAAGAAAGACTGAAATCCGTTGCTAATAAAATTCCGGTAAGCTATCAACGAGCAAAAAATCAAAAGATGTATTACCGTGTCGCAATCGCCGCTTCCATTTTAATAGGCATCTGTATAGGCACTTGGTGGTACCATCATCAAACTGAAACCGAGCACATGGTAGTGAAAAATGAGATTCTCCCAGGTGGTAATAAAGCAGTACTTACCCTCGCCGATGGACAGAAGATAAATCTAAGTGAGACCCAACCCGGCATTATCTTAAAAGATGATATTATATACTATGAGGATGGATCAACTGTTTCGGATCCAGAGGAACAGAAAGAACAAATTGCTTTTTTAGAGCTCACTACCCCTCCCGGAGGAACCTACCAGATTACCCTAGCCGATGGCACTAAGGTCTGGCTCAATGCCAGCACTACCCTCAAATACCCTTCCCAATTTAGCGACCAAGCAAGGGAAGTGTATATAACGGGTGAAGGATATTTTGAAGTAATGCCCGATGCGAACAAGCCTTTTAAAGTATCTTCACGAGGGCAAGACGTTGAAGTAATTGGAACCGCCTTTAACGTGTCCGCATACGAGGGTGAGCCTGAAGTAAAAACTACGCTAGTCGAAGGTACCGTTAAAATTGTCAACAGCGAATCCGGAACCACTAATAGATTACATCCGGGAGAGCAAAGCACGATAATAAACGGGAATACACATATTGCACCGGTTGATGTTTCAGCTTATACCGCATGGAAAGATGGTCTATTCCGTTACAACGATCAATCATTAGAAGCCATCTTACGTAATGTTTCGCGGTGGTACCAAGTGGGAATTGTCTATAAGAATGACTCTCTTAAAGAGGAGCGATTCGTGGGGATGGTTTCTCGCTATGATGATATATCGATCGTCTTGGGAATACTGGAAGAAGTAGGTAATGCCAGTTTTACTATTGAAGGACATACGGTTATCGTAGATAAAAAGTAA